One window of Caloenas nicobarica isolate bCalNic1 chromosome 7, bCalNic1.hap1, whole genome shotgun sequence genomic DNA carries:
- the HMX3 gene encoding homeobox protein HMX3, whose protein sequence is MPETGQEPPSAPPPPPKESFYIKNLLNGDPPKASPKQPRALFAPSGKAAVDGAGFALSQVGDLAFPRFEIPAPRFALSAHCLERAQTWWYPYALTPAGAHLPRTEAAEKSLLRDSSPASGTDRDSPEPLLKAEVEQKELDSKSPDEIVLEESDSEEAKKEGGSEDWKKREESPEKKPCRKKKTRTVFSRSQVFQLESTFDMKRYLSSSERAGLAASLHLTETQVKIWFQNRRNKWKRQLAAELEAANLSHAAAQRIVRVPILYHENSGAEGGAGGGGAPGTQPLLTFPHPVYYSHPVVTSVPLLRPV, encoded by the exons ATGCCGGAGACCGGGCAGGAGCCGCCcagcgccccgccgccgcctcccaaGGAGTCCTTCTACATCAAGAACCTTCTCAACGGCGACCCCCCCAAGGCGTCCCCCAAGCAGCCGCGGGCGCTGTTCGCCCCCTCGGGCAAGGCGGCGGTGGATGGCGCCGGCTTCGCCCTCTCGCAGGTGGGCGACCTGGCCTTTCCACGCTTCGAGATCCCGGCGCCGCGCTTCGCCCTGAGCGCCCACTGCCTGGAGCGCGCCCAGACCTGGTGGTACCCCTACGCCCTGACCCCGGCCGGAGCCCACCTGCCCCGCACCGAAG ccgCCGAAAAATCCCTGCTGAGGGATTCATCCCCCGCCTCGGGCACCGACCGGGACTCCCCGGAGCCGCTGCTGAAGGCGGAGGTggagcagaaggagctggaCTCCAAGAGCCCCGACGAGATCGTCCTGGAGGAAAGCGACTCGGAGGAGGCGAAGAAGGAAGGAGGCTCAGAGGACTGGAAGAAGCGGGAGGAGAGCCCGGAGAAGAAGCCCTGCCGCAAGAAGAAGACGCGCACGGTGTTCAGCCGCAGCCAGGTCTTCCAGCTGGAATCCACCTTCGACATGAAGCGCTACCTGAGCAGCTCGGAACGGGCCGGCCTGGCCGCTTCCCTCCACCTGACAGAGACCCAGGTGAAGATTTGGTTCCAAAACCGTCGCAACAAGTGGAAGAGGCAGCTGGCGGCCGAGCTGGAGGCGGCCAACCTCAGCCACGCCGCCGCGCAGCGCATCGTCCGCGTCCCCATCCTCTACCACGAGAACTCGGGCGCGgaggggggcgcggggggcggcggagccCCCGGTACCCAACCCCTGCTCACCTTCCCTCACCCCGTCTACTATTCCCACCCCGTGGTGACCTCCGTGCCGCTCCTGCGGCCCGTCTGA